A single genomic interval of Brevibacillus brevis harbors:
- a CDS encoding asparaginase, translated as MNVVANVYRGEQVESSHLGHIAVVDSQGTLLYSYGDPHRLTYARSSMKPLQTIPVIETGAADRYGFEPADLSLCCASHSGEPRHRTRALSMLARAGQPEAALQCGTHVPRHEESYKQLIREDKPLTPIFSNCSGKHSGMVATATHMGEDVTTYHLPTHPVQQRILEVVEDITGYPKDKINLGTDGCGVPVHQLPLAHYAWAFAKLARPEVIENPERRKAVQRITDAMTAHPEMVGGENRYCTDLMSAFAGRIVGKAGAESVYCLGDRETGLGIAIKIEDGGPRAINPVVNEVLRQLGIGMDGPLDKLAEYTNPPITNMSGNVVGRIETSFRLVKTDFSLRV; from the coding sequence ATGAACGTCGTTGCCAACGTATACCGGGGAGAACAGGTAGAGAGCTCACATCTCGGACATATCGCAGTCGTTGATTCGCAGGGGACATTGCTCTATTCGTATGGTGATCCCCATCGCCTTACATATGCACGCTCCAGTATGAAGCCGTTGCAGACGATTCCGGTAATCGAGACGGGTGCGGCAGATCGGTATGGTTTTGAGCCGGCTGATCTTTCGCTCTGTTGCGCTTCTCATAGTGGAGAGCCGCGCCATCGCACGCGGGCGCTCTCAATGCTTGCGCGAGCAGGTCAGCCAGAAGCGGCATTGCAATGCGGGACACATGTGCCACGTCATGAGGAGAGCTACAAACAACTGATTCGGGAAGACAAGCCACTTACACCCATCTTCTCGAATTGCTCCGGCAAGCACTCCGGCATGGTTGCCACTGCAACACATATGGGGGAGGACGTGACTACCTATCATTTGCCTACGCATCCAGTGCAGCAGCGGATTCTCGAAGTCGTCGAGGACATAACAGGCTACCCCAAAGACAAAATCAACCTCGGGACAGATGGATGTGGGGTTCCTGTCCATCAATTGCCGCTCGCCCATTACGCGTGGGCATTCGCCAAGCTGGCGAGACCAGAGGTGATCGAGAATCCAGAGCGACGAAAAGCGGTTCAGCGAATTACGGATGCCATGACCGCTCATCCCGAAATGGTCGGAGGCGAGAATCGATATTGCACAGACCTCATGTCAGCCTTTGCCGGTCGTATCGTAGGGAAGGCAGGCGCAGAGTCCGTGTATTGCCTGGGCGATAGAGAAACAGGATTGGGCATTGCCATCAAAATCGAGGATGGAGGACCACGGGCGATCAATCCGGTCGTCAATGAAGTGCTTCGTCAACTGGGAATCGGCATGGACGGTCCTTTGGACAAACTCGCGGAATACACCAACCCGCCCATTACAAACATGAGTGGTAACGTTGTTGGACGGATTGAGACGTCCTTCCGCCTCGTCAAGACAGATTTTTCTTTACGTGTATAA
- a CDS encoding peptide ABC transporter substrate-binding protein: MNMRKGWKLLSTAALVTVLAITGCSQSATPTQPAGGGTAGQASTDTGGQANAAAKLKLNLKTEPPSLDPPKGFDSTSNEVLNATMEGLVRLDKDHKPQAAMAEKWAVSEDGKTYTFTLRDSKWSNGEPVTAQDFEFAFKRIVDPNNAFPSAFLAYYIDGAEAFNKGTGNADGVQVKAVDEKTFEVKLKAPTGYFLHILTQPTFFPVNKKVVESNPKWAEGAASIVTNGPFKMEDWVHDQSVKLVKNDGYWDRDSIKYAGIEFVMVNDENTQFQMYKTGQLDMIQTVPNDMKKQLIDSGEAKVETEASIYYYRMNTTMPPFTNANIRKAFALAIDRKTLIDNVVQGKQTPAMAHVPLGFPEPDGTDFRTKGGDFFQDNDVEQAKALLKKGMEEEGWTTLPPVTMTYNTSDAHKAIAQVLQEMYKKNLGVDVKLENKEWKVFLAEQRARTLQFSRSTIPADYGDPVNYLELFVTDHPGNRINYSNKEYDALVEKIRNTADEPERFKLMHDAEKIFMDDMPLVPIYFGTKVFMEQPNIKGIIRHPVGTIDYKWVEIGNK; encoded by the coding sequence ATGAACATGCGAAAAGGATGGAAGCTTCTTAGTACCGCTGCACTTGTCACTGTCCTTGCCATTACCGGTTGTAGTCAGTCGGCAACGCCGACACAGCCAGCAGGGGGAGGGACAGCAGGTCAAGCGTCCACAGATACAGGTGGACAAGCCAACGCCGCTGCAAAACTCAAGCTCAACCTGAAGACCGAACCACCTTCGCTCGATCCGCCAAAAGGCTTTGACAGTACTTCCAATGAAGTGTTGAATGCCACAATGGAAGGCTTGGTTCGACTGGACAAGGATCACAAGCCGCAAGCAGCCATGGCCGAGAAATGGGCAGTGAGTGAGGATGGAAAAACGTATACCTTTACATTGCGCGATAGCAAATGGTCGAATGGTGAACCCGTGACAGCGCAGGATTTCGAGTTTGCGTTTAAGCGCATTGTCGATCCGAACAATGCATTCCCGTCTGCTTTCCTCGCCTATTACATCGATGGAGCAGAAGCGTTCAACAAAGGAACAGGAAATGCAGACGGCGTACAGGTAAAAGCCGTAGACGAGAAGACGTTTGAGGTAAAGCTGAAGGCGCCAACAGGTTACTTCCTCCACATCCTGACGCAGCCGACCTTCTTCCCGGTGAATAAAAAAGTCGTAGAGAGCAATCCGAAATGGGCGGAAGGCGCTGCAAGTATCGTAACGAATGGACCGTTCAAAATGGAAGATTGGGTACATGACCAATCAGTAAAGCTGGTGAAAAACGACGGCTACTGGGACCGTGATTCGATCAAATATGCGGGGATCGAGTTTGTCATGGTCAACGATGAAAATACGCAATTCCAAATGTACAAAACGGGTCAGCTCGACATGATCCAGACTGTCCCTAATGATATGAAGAAACAGTTGATCGATTCTGGAGAAGCAAAGGTAGAGACGGAAGCGTCCATCTACTACTACCGGATGAACACCACAATGCCTCCATTCACGAACGCCAACATTCGGAAAGCATTTGCGCTGGCCATCGATCGTAAGACACTGATTGACAATGTCGTGCAAGGGAAACAAACACCTGCCATGGCTCACGTGCCATTGGGCTTCCCGGAGCCAGACGGAACGGATTTCCGCACAAAGGGTGGGGATTTCTTCCAGGATAACGATGTAGAGCAAGCAAAAGCACTGCTGAAAAAAGGGATGGAAGAAGAAGGCTGGACAACCCTCCCACCTGTCACCATGACGTATAACACCAGTGATGCGCACAAGGCCATCGCGCAAGTTTTGCAGGAAATGTACAAGAAAAATCTCGGGGTAGATGTGAAGCTGGAAAACAAAGAATGGAAAGTATTCCTGGCAGAACAGCGTGCTCGTACTCTCCAATTCTCCCGCTCGACGATCCCTGCCGACTATGGAGACCCGGTCAACTACCTTGAGCTGTTCGTGACTGACCATCCTGGAAACCGTATCAATTACAGCAACAAAGAGTATGACGCACTGGTCGAGAAGATTCGCAACACTGCCGACGAACCCGAGCGCTTCAAGCTCATGCATGACGCGGAGAAAATTTTCATGGATGATATGCCACTCGTACCTATCTATTTCGGCACAAAAGTATTTATGGAGCAACCAAACATTAAAGGCATCATTCGCCATCCAGTCGGCACGATTGACTACAAATGGGTAGAAATCGGCAATAAGTAA
- a CDS encoding sigma-54 interaction domain-containing protein → MDKKSIIFIARMDEFLQSVVSQYHELGIGDDIHVEAMRVDQLPLRPITPGALVIVSTKSIVPLVQPYVPKESSIIVAKRMLPYHNLRGMLEIPKGVKVLLVSDTKETAEENVELLRASGMDFELYPYYPGADYPSDIEIAVTPGEAEHVPPHIRKVVDIGYRIIDLSTWLAIYSHFKYGNFQKVTARAMQSLVDITKELNNEIQHAHLLSKYLEAIVNRIEDAVIAMDEKENIRFVNQKAIDTLQMEGNEVVGERASNCLPANFYQLIRQCEENKDVLVDWANKTYFFRKMHIVMEGSFLGSLLLFRQAAEIEKLEHDYRMRLYSKGLVAKYQFDDFYGESAPVQKVIQIARKIARSNSTVLLLGETGTGKELLAQAIHNASPRRREPFVGVNFAAISESLLESELFGYEEGAFTGARKGGHIGWFELAHKGTIFLDEIGDASAAIQNRLLRVLQERQIMRVGGSKIIPTDIRVIAATNQDLQRMITEGAFRADLYYRLNILPIHLPPLRNRREDIPWLAHQFIKKYSYDLRRPPFTLTNEAMRALHEYDWPGNIRELENVIEYLAHVVEDEAYPYHLPFLREIPEAPLPVDGLYNECESIVTAYTKRGFLDEITAILKELGQGSGGRYTLLAQLQERGHSVTLQQLRYRLKLLQQDELIQVGKGRQGSQISSKGESFLAYLDRMKAGERI, encoded by the coding sequence ATGGACAAAAAATCGATCATATTTATTGCAAGAATGGATGAGTTTCTACAGTCCGTCGTTAGTCAATATCATGAATTGGGAATCGGCGATGATATCCATGTCGAGGCGATGCGAGTCGACCAGCTTCCGTTGCGCCCGATCACGCCTGGTGCCCTCGTTATTGTATCCACCAAAAGCATAGTCCCACTTGTACAACCGTATGTGCCGAAAGAATCCAGCATCATCGTAGCCAAGCGAATGCTGCCGTATCATAATTTGCGCGGCATGCTGGAGATTCCGAAAGGCGTGAAAGTGCTTCTCGTCAGTGACACCAAGGAGACTGCTGAAGAAAATGTGGAATTGCTACGTGCCTCTGGGATGGATTTTGAACTGTATCCTTATTATCCAGGTGCTGACTATCCATCAGACATCGAGATTGCGGTAACGCCAGGAGAGGCAGAGCATGTCCCCCCGCATATTCGCAAAGTTGTCGATATCGGGTATCGGATCATCGATTTATCTACGTGGCTTGCCATCTACTCTCATTTTAAATACGGCAATTTTCAAAAGGTGACCGCACGCGCCATGCAATCGTTGGTCGATATCACCAAAGAGCTGAACAACGAGATTCAGCATGCGCATCTGTTGAGCAAATATTTGGAGGCCATCGTCAATCGGATCGAGGACGCAGTGATTGCCATGGATGAAAAAGAAAACATCCGTTTTGTCAATCAGAAAGCAATCGATACGTTGCAGATGGAAGGGAATGAAGTCGTAGGTGAACGGGCTTCCAATTGCTTGCCTGCGAATTTTTATCAGTTGATCCGGCAGTGTGAAGAGAATAAGGATGTTTTGGTAGATTGGGCGAACAAAACCTACTTTTTCCGCAAAATGCACATCGTCATGGAAGGCAGCTTTCTCGGGAGTCTGCTCTTGTTTCGCCAGGCCGCAGAAATTGAAAAGCTGGAGCATGATTATCGCATGCGCCTTTACAGCAAAGGATTGGTAGCCAAATACCAATTTGATGATTTTTATGGGGAGAGCGCGCCTGTACAAAAAGTCATTCAGATTGCCCGCAAAATCGCAAGAAGCAACTCCACTGTGCTGTTGTTGGGAGAAACAGGGACAGGGAAGGAATTGCTCGCCCAGGCTATCCACAATGCTTCGCCACGTCGAAGAGAGCCGTTTGTTGGGGTCAACTTCGCTGCCATATCGGAATCTCTTTTGGAAAGCGAGCTGTTCGGCTATGAAGAAGGAGCTTTTACCGGAGCGCGTAAAGGTGGACATATCGGCTGGTTTGAATTAGCCCACAAAGGAACCATTTTTCTTGATGAGATCGGAGATGCCAGCGCGGCTATTCAAAACCGACTGTTGCGTGTATTGCAAGAACGCCAGATTATGCGCGTAGGCGGCAGTAAGATCATCCCGACAGATATTCGTGTCATCGCAGCAACGAATCAAGATTTGCAACGGATGATTACGGAAGGAGCCTTCCGAGCTGATTTGTATTATCGCCTGAATATCTTGCCGATTCATTTGCCGCCTCTGCGGAACAGACGGGAGGATATTCCGTGGTTGGCTCATCAATTTATAAAGAAATACTCCTATGATTTGCGCCGCCCGCCGTTTACGTTGACCAATGAAGCGATGCGGGCACTCCATGAGTATGATTGGCCTGGAAATATTCGCGAGCTCGAAAATGTGATCGAGTATTTAGCACACGTCGTGGAGGATGAAGCGTATCCGTATCATTTGCCGTTTCTGCGGGAAATACCGGAAGCGCCGTTGCCTGTAGATGGTCTATACAATGAATGTGAAAGTATCGTCACTGCATATACAAAACGAGGATTTCTGGATGAAATCACGGCTATTTTGAAGGAGCTGGGACAAGGGAGCGGTGGACGCTATACGCTACTTGCGCAGTTGCAAGAAAGAGGCCACTCAGTTACCTTGCAACAGCTACGCTATCGCTTGAAGCTTTTGCAGCAGGATGAGCTGATTCAAGTGGGAAAAGGAAGACAAGGGAGTCAAATTTCCTCGAAAGGTGAATCGTTTCTTGCCTATCTAGATCGGATGAAAGCAGGGGAACGCATATGA
- the pepV gene encoding dipeptidase PepV — MSDYWKQQALLQREQYLDDLKSFLSINSIEDMTTAKEGKPFGEGVAAALETMLARGELDGFQTKNLDGYAGTIEFGDGEEEIGVLVHIDVVTVGEGWTTPPFEPNIRDGRIYARGAIDDKGPAMAAYYALKLVKDSGLPLTKRVRMIIGTDEESGWLCMKHFAQHDRIPPIGFSPDSSFPMTHAEKGQINPTLTIPAMEPIERNGAWQLASFVSGDQGNSVPEKAVALVRLDFQARQEIVLSQLAEEWEMFLNENHTTGRMELIGLGQLQFTLAGKPAHGMAPFQGVNAGTLLATFLRLYPFGGSCSSFLTMLADVLHEDYFAHHLHMACEDEVSGKLTVNAGILRYDSCEGGTVRLNIRYPATVSCEEYVEKLKQRTAELGWTISALRTSKSHYVPKDHPVIQTLSQVYEEHTGEPATLLSSGGATYAKIMPYGVAFGPLFPGKESMAHLTDEYAEIDDLLRAMTIYAHAIYELAK; from the coding sequence ATGAGTGATTACTGGAAGCAGCAAGCGCTTCTGCAAAGAGAGCAGTACCTGGATGATTTGAAATCCTTTCTTTCCATAAACAGCATCGAAGATATGACGACGGCAAAAGAAGGAAAGCCATTTGGCGAAGGTGTTGCCGCGGCGCTTGAAACAATGCTCGCACGCGGTGAGCTGGATGGCTTCCAGACCAAAAACCTGGATGGTTACGCAGGGACAATCGAGTTCGGCGACGGGGAAGAAGAGATCGGCGTGCTCGTTCATATCGATGTCGTCACTGTGGGCGAAGGTTGGACGACCCCGCCTTTTGAACCGAACATTCGCGACGGTCGTATCTATGCGCGTGGAGCGATTGACGACAAAGGCCCAGCGATGGCAGCGTACTATGCGTTGAAGCTGGTTAAGGATTCAGGCTTGCCACTGACAAAACGCGTGCGAATGATCATCGGAACAGATGAAGAGAGCGGTTGGCTGTGCATGAAGCATTTTGCCCAGCATGATCGCATTCCGCCGATTGGCTTTTCACCTGATTCCTCCTTTCCGATGACACATGCAGAGAAGGGACAGATCAACCCGACATTGACCATTCCAGCGATGGAACCAATCGAACGAAATGGAGCCTGGCAGTTAGCGTCATTTGTCTCCGGTGATCAAGGAAACAGTGTTCCCGAAAAAGCAGTCGCACTTGTACGACTGGACTTTCAGGCGCGACAGGAGATCGTCCTTTCCCAATTGGCGGAAGAGTGGGAAATGTTTCTGAATGAAAACCACACAACAGGTCGTATGGAACTGATAGGGCTGGGACAGTTGCAGTTCACGCTGGCAGGAAAGCCGGCTCATGGGATGGCACCATTCCAAGGCGTGAATGCGGGAACCTTGTTGGCGACTTTTTTGCGCTTGTATCCGTTTGGTGGCTCCTGTTCGTCCTTTCTTACGATGTTGGCTGATGTCCTGCATGAAGATTATTTTGCTCACCATCTACATATGGCTTGCGAGGATGAAGTGTCAGGCAAGCTGACGGTCAACGCGGGGATTTTGCGATATGATTCCTGCGAAGGGGGGACAGTTCGGCTCAATATACGCTATCCGGCGACAGTTTCCTGTGAGGAGTACGTTGAGAAGCTGAAGCAAAGGACAGCAGAGCTGGGCTGGACGATTTCCGCTTTACGGACATCCAAGTCGCATTATGTACCTAAAGATCATCCTGTGATCCAAACCTTGTCGCAGGTGTACGAGGAGCACACGGGAGAACCAGCAACCCTCCTTTCCTCAGGAGGAGCTACCTACGCCAAAATCATGCCGTATGGTGTTGCTTTCGGCCCGCTCTTTCCGGGCAAGGAATCCATGGCTCATTTGACTGATGAATATGCCGAGATTGACGACCTGCTGCGTGCTATGACCATTTACGCGCATGCCATTTACGAGCTGGCTAAGTAA
- a CDS encoding ABC transporter permease: protein MSNYLVKRILMMFVTLWIIVTLTFALMHAIPGNPFASESDQLPEQILNNLRAKYNLDEPLPVQYVLYLKNLLMLDLGPSIKSDSRGVNDMISDGFAASAWLGAQAIGIALLFGISLGIIAALNRNKWLDYVAMALAVLGVAIPSFIMAPLLINFFAIKLPLFPVATWGTWMHTILPSLALAFGPVAVITRYMRASMIEVMNQNYIRTAEAKGIPMFIIVVRHGIRNAILPVVTFLGPLIASLITGTFVVEKIFAIPGIGKYFVDGIFNRDYPVILGTTIFYSAILIFTIFLIDIAYTLIDPRIKLTNKER from the coding sequence ATGTCAAACTATCTGGTAAAACGTATTTTGATGATGTTCGTCACCCTGTGGATTATCGTGACGCTGACGTTTGCCTTGATGCATGCCATTCCGGGGAACCCGTTTGCCTCCGAGTCGGATCAGCTACCAGAGCAAATTCTCAATAATTTACGTGCCAAATACAATCTGGACGAGCCGTTACCTGTTCAATACGTTTTGTATCTGAAAAATCTGTTAATGCTCGACTTGGGCCCATCCATCAAATCAGACTCTCGTGGAGTCAATGACATGATTTCCGATGGCTTTGCTGCATCTGCGTGGTTGGGTGCGCAAGCGATCGGGATCGCACTCCTTTTCGGGATTTCGTTGGGTATTATCGCAGCGCTCAATCGAAATAAATGGCTGGACTACGTGGCTATGGCGCTTGCTGTATTGGGGGTAGCGATTCCGAGCTTCATTATGGCACCGCTTTTGATCAATTTTTTCGCGATCAAGCTGCCGCTCTTTCCCGTTGCGACATGGGGTACCTGGATGCATACGATACTGCCGTCACTGGCGCTTGCCTTTGGTCCAGTTGCGGTCATTACCCGCTATATGCGTGCCAGCATGATTGAAGTTATGAACCAGAACTACATTCGAACAGCAGAGGCAAAGGGGATTCCCATGTTTATCATCGTCGTCAGACATGGAATTCGCAATGCGATTCTGCCTGTTGTCACCTTTCTCGGACCTTTGATTGCCAGTTTGATAACGGGAACCTTTGTCGTGGAGAAAATCTTTGCGATTCCCGGCATTGGCAAGTATTTCGTAGACGGCATTTTCAACCGTGATTATCCGGTCATTTTGGGTACGACGATTTTTTACAGTGCGATTCTGATTTTTACCATTTTCCTGATTGATATCGCATACACCCTGATTGACCCGCGAATCAAGCTGACCAACAAGGAGAGATAA
- a CDS encoding ABC transporter permease, producing MEHKVDPLFRPLMKNTQANVIARPSLSNGQQVVRKLLKNKLAMLGLFIILALVGMAIIGPNLVPYSYSDQSLLTKNQEISAEHWFGTDELGRDMFARTWYGARISLTIGIVAALIDLVIGVTVGGIAGYMAGRGKRGDRIDTIIMRIIEILYGLPYLLVVILLMVVMEPGMLTIIIALSATGWVGMARLVRGQILQLKNQEFILAAQVLGAKFSRILLKHLIPNTFGVIIVNLTFTIPSAIFAESFLSFLGLGVQAPVASWGTMTNDGLGVILTGDWWRLFFPALMISLTMFAFNVFGDGLQDALDPRLRD from the coding sequence ATGGAGCACAAAGTGGACCCGTTATTTCGCCCGTTGATGAAAAATACGCAGGCGAATGTCATTGCACGACCGAGTCTCAGCAATGGGCAGCAGGTCGTTCGGAAGCTGCTAAAAAACAAGCTGGCTATGCTCGGGCTGTTCATTATTCTCGCTTTGGTTGGCATGGCGATCATTGGACCGAATCTCGTGCCGTATAGTTATTCCGACCAGAGCTTGCTGACCAAAAATCAGGAAATCTCCGCGGAGCATTGGTTCGGTACGGATGAGCTGGGACGTGACATGTTTGCCCGTACGTGGTATGGGGCGAGGATTTCTTTGACGATTGGCATTGTCGCGGCGTTAATTGACCTGGTCATTGGAGTGACTGTCGGGGGAATTGCAGGCTATATGGCAGGACGAGGCAAACGAGGGGATCGCATCGATACGATTATCATGCGTATTATCGAGATTTTGTATGGGCTGCCGTATTTGCTGGTCGTCATTTTGCTCATGGTTGTGATGGAGCCGGGTATGCTGACGATTATTATTGCCCTATCTGCTACTGGGTGGGTCGGCATGGCGCGGTTAGTGCGCGGGCAAATCCTGCAATTGAAAAACCAAGAGTTCATTTTGGCTGCCCAAGTACTGGGAGCGAAGTTTTCACGAATTTTGCTGAAGCATCTGATTCCCAACACATTTGGCGTCATTATCGTCAATTTGACCTTTACGATTCCATCGGCGATTTTTGCGGAATCTTTTCTCAGCTTTCTAGGACTCGGTGTACAAGCTCCTGTCGCCAGTTGGGGTACGATGACAAACGATGGCTTGGGCGTTATTTTGACGGGTGATTGGTGGCGACTGTTTTTTCCGGCATTGATGATCTCGTTGACGATGTTCGCCTTCAACGTATTCGGCGACGGCTTGCAGGATGCACTTGATCCGCGTCTACGCGATTAG
- a CDS encoding ABC transporter ATP-binding protein has product MNQHLLTIDNLRVNFKTYGGEVQAVRGVSFYVDKGETVAIVGESGCGKSVTAQAIMGLIPNPPGKIVGGKVVFEGAQISHLPKKELLGIRGRQIGMVFQDPMTALNPTMKVGTQIVEGFVRSHQVSKEEARKRAIEMLSLVGIPDPEKRIDQYPHQFSGGMRQRVVIAIALACQPKLVIADEPTTALDVTIQAQILDLLKRLQEEQELSVVIITHDLGVVAEIAHRMVVMYAGMVVETGTVEDVFANPRHPYTWGLMRSLPRLDEGEKQRLIPIEGSPPDLFHPPVGCPFAARCDFAMEICEQQMPVTGEFGRGHQAACWLHDPRAPRIEELVAAGRQGV; this is encoded by the coding sequence ATGAATCAGCATTTGCTGACAATCGATAACTTGCGGGTGAATTTCAAGACGTATGGCGGCGAGGTTCAAGCCGTGCGGGGCGTGTCCTTTTACGTGGATAAAGGGGAGACAGTTGCCATCGTGGGGGAGAGTGGGTGTGGCAAGAGCGTTACGGCTCAAGCGATTATGGGCTTAATCCCTAATCCACCCGGAAAAATCGTCGGGGGAAAGGTTGTATTTGAAGGAGCTCAAATCAGTCATCTGCCCAAAAAAGAGCTGCTGGGTATTCGCGGAAGGCAGATCGGCATGGTGTTTCAAGACCCGATGACAGCACTCAATCCCACGATGAAGGTAGGGACACAAATCGTAGAGGGATTCGTTCGCAGTCACCAGGTATCAAAAGAGGAAGCGCGAAAGCGAGCGATCGAGATGCTCTCGCTCGTAGGAATTCCCGATCCGGAAAAGCGAATCGATCAGTACCCGCACCAATTCAGCGGAGGTATGCGTCAGCGTGTGGTCATTGCGATTGCTCTTGCTTGCCAACCCAAGCTGGTGATTGCTGATGAGCCGACGACAGCACTGGATGTGACGATTCAGGCGCAGATTTTGGATTTGCTTAAGCGACTGCAAGAGGAACAGGAGTTATCCGTTGTGATTATTACGCATGATTTGGGAGTCGTAGCCGAGATCGCTCATCGCATGGTTGTCATGTATGCGGGGATGGTTGTCGAGACTGGGACGGTTGAGGACGTTTTTGCGAATCCTCGTCACCCGTATACATGGGGACTGATGCGCTCCCTCCCTCGTCTGGATGAGGGCGAAAAGCAACGGCTGATTCCCATCGAAGGCAGCCCTCCAGATTTGTTCCATCCGCCAGTCGGCTGTCCGTTTGCTGCCCGCTGTGATTTTGCGATGGAGATATGCGAACAGCAGATGCCCGTGACGGGGGAATTCGGGCGTGGACATCAGGCAGCTTGCTGGCTCCACGATCCACGAGCACCGCGAATAGAGGAGCTAGTGGCAGCAGGGAGGCAGGGCGTATGA
- a CDS encoding ABC transporter ATP-binding protein, whose amino-acid sequence MTEALLDVRDLKKYFSLGTGFDLKAVDGVSFTINKGETFGLVGESGCGKSTLGRTIIRLYDHTDGEVLFKGKNVHQLRGKEAGQFNRDAQMIFQDPQASLNPRMTVEDIIAEGLDIHHLNRGMRRERVAELLQLVGLHKDHAQRFPHEFSGGQRQRIGIARALAVEPEFIIADEPISALDVSIQAQVVNLLEDLQHDRGLTYLFIAHDLSMVKHISNRIGVMYLGKMVELASSYELYARPLHPYTQALLSSVPVPDPTVKRERIVLQGDLPSPANKPSGCGFRTRCPLVQPRCAEEVPKWQEAQPGHWVACHLIES is encoded by the coding sequence ATGACAGAGGCTTTGCTTGATGTTCGCGATTTGAAGAAGTATTTTTCGCTTGGAACGGGATTTGATTTGAAAGCAGTCGATGGTGTTTCGTTTACGATTAACAAAGGAGAGACGTTCGGTCTGGTCGGCGAAAGTGGCTGCGGGAAGTCTACGCTAGGCAGGACGATTATTCGCCTGTATGACCATACAGATGGCGAAGTGCTGTTCAAAGGGAAGAATGTTCATCAGCTTCGGGGAAAAGAAGCGGGGCAGTTCAATCGGGATGCCCAGATGATTTTCCAGGACCCGCAAGCAAGTCTGAACCCGCGTATGACCGTGGAGGACATCATTGCAGAGGGCTTGGACATCCATCATTTGAATCGCGGGATGAGACGAGAGCGTGTGGCGGAACTGCTCCAGCTAGTGGGCTTGCATAAGGATCATGCGCAGCGTTTTCCGCATGAATTCAGTGGGGGACAGCGTCAACGGATCGGAATCGCGCGGGCTTTGGCAGTAGAGCCGGAATTTATCATTGCCGATGAGCCGATCTCCGCACTCGACGTCTCGATTCAAGCGCAAGTCGTCAATTTATTGGAGGATTTGCAGCATGATCGCGGATTGACCTATTTGTTCATCGCGCATGATCTGTCCATGGTCAAACATATTTCCAACCGGATTGGCGTCATGTATTTGGGGAAAATGGTTGAGCTGGCATCGAGCTATGAGCTGTACGCTCGTCCGTTGCATCCCTATACGCAGGCTTTGCTCTCTTCTGTGCCGGTGCCTGACCCGACGGTGAAACGAGAGCGTATCGTTTTGCAAGGAGATTTGCCCAGTCCAGCCAACAAGCCGAGTGGCTGCGGTTTTCGTACACGCTGCCCACTCGTACAACCTCGTTGTGCGGAAGAAGTGCCGAAGTGGCAGGAGGCGCAACCCGGGCATTGGGTGGCTTGTCATTTGATAGAGTCGTAA
- a CDS encoding DUF3899 domain-containing protein, with product MKKWLILLLALSVISSVILGITIQAGTLVPLINQSFLIGLFLLIVGSIAVVTRSGFFTIFLRGFKQLKGMFFRKPRMMDSDIVQAIDPAFEEKKESFVRIGTSLFLTSGTGLIVFSIVLTCFYYL from the coding sequence TTGAAAAAATGGCTCATTCTCCTACTTGCTCTCTCCGTGATCAGCAGTGTGATTTTAGGAATTACCATTCAAGCCGGTACGTTGGTGCCGTTGATTAATCAGAGCTTTTTAATCGGTCTTTTCCTGTTAATCGTTGGGAGTATTGCCGTCGTTACACGCTCTGGATTTTTCACTATTTTCCTGCGTGGATTCAAGCAACTGAAAGGGATGTTTTTCCGCAAACCGCGCATGATGGACAGTGACATCGTTCAAGCTATCGACCCTGCTTTCGAGGAAAAGAAAGAGTCATTCGTACGAATCGGAACCTCGCTTTTTCTCACATCAGGTACTGGACTGATTGTCTTCTCAATTGTTCTGACCTGTTTCTACTATTTATAA